The DNA region AGGTATGAAAAATATAGTTTTGTTTTATGTCTTACATTGGTTTAACTATActgatttgatttgatttgcagctgtgaatttttgaatattttgGAGTCACTTTGTGATTCAATAAGACAGGCCTTTCTTTTTTGGAGTCATTTTTTGAAACTAAGGATGGAACCGTTTCAGTAGCTACTGCGTTTGCTGGTCATCAGGAAGGTAATGCCTCTGCATAATGTTCATggatcatttgttatgtttaTTTATTTCAGATTGTTGTTATTTATGAGAATCATGTTTATTTATTTCAGATTGTTGTTATTTCATATTGCTGTTGTTATGAGAATCATGACTCAGAAACTTTTTGGGCAGACTTTTTGGGCAGCCACTGCTGCTAGTTTCATAACAATTCAGTGTTCGAAATGTTACATTTTTTTGGTATGCTTCTGTTTTAATCTCATTCGCTTATGTGCTATTTTTTTATCTGAAATATGACTGGTTTTTTTCACTCTTACAGACTTGGGGATTAACAAATCTATATTCATTAAGCCCAAGACATTTCACCTTACAGTACTAATGCTTAAGCTGTGGAATACTGTTCCTGTACCTAGGCATTGGTGTcaaaagagaaattttttgcagGTTAGTCAGTATCCTAACTTTTTTGTTAGCTTAGTCAGTATCCTAACTTGATAATTATAGGTTAATGATGCAAGCATGTATGATGGTTGTGCCCTGCATGAGTGATGTAGGAATAGGGTGTAAACAATGTCGTCGATAAGGTTTCTCttatatatgtatgtatgtgGTGCTTGCAGGGGAGCGGCTGTGGCAATCACCAAACCTGGACTTGTAGGTGTTTGGAAATGGGCATCCTTGAGTCATTGCTATTTTTATTGTTTGTTATATTGAATGAGAATATGAAGCTCATACTTGCATTATGTTATATGATGGGATTTATAAAATATATGACATTTTTGCATAATATTAATGGACATTTTTTATGATAAATTTTCTAATAGTTCTACTTTGAATTTTCAGATGCGTTTCCATTGTGCTTAATGCTCAGGCTGAATTCCTCTTATCTTCAGTTTTTATGATAGATATTAATATTACTTAGCCTAATTATATGTCGGCATTTATCAAGTTATTAATCATCTCATTAGTAGTTACGTTCTTGTTTTGACAGGGGAAACGGGGAATTGAAAAACAACCCTTTCAGCTTCCTGATTTCATTGCTGCCACTGGAATTGAGAAAATCAGACAGGTAATCTGACCTGTTTgcatttaatttttttaattcaTCCGTTTGAATATTTAATTTACTTACAAATTTTATGTGCTACTATCTGTGTTCCTGAAACTGCATTCTTCTGTACTGTCAGATGCTTATGTGAAGAATTTATGAAGTTTTTATGTTGAGTACTGATTATGAACTTATGATTTGTTTGTCAACATTATTTAAATAGGTAGCTCCGAAGTTGTTATATGTGAAGAATTTTGTTTTAGATTCATGGATGGATTAGTTGTTGGTTTTGATAAGTTGTTTGTAGTTATAGCAAGTTAAATTGCGGCTTATATAAAAATAAGCTAGTTACAGAATGTTGGAGTCCTGTTAAATTGATATATTATTAACCCGTGCACAGTATAGATATGTAATAATGGGAATGTTGATACTCTTGTGTCCCTCTGTTGAACTTTCTTTCTTACAACCAAACCTTTTATGACATGGATGTTTTTCTATGCTACATACATACATTTTTATTCTTTAATCACTTTACCTGATTATTTTCTTTCTTTATCTGTCATGCAGGCGTATATTGAGAA from Lathyrus oleraceus cultivar Zhongwan6 chromosome 1, CAAS_Psat_ZW6_1.0, whole genome shotgun sequence includes:
- the LOC127073307 gene encoding uncharacterized protein LOC127073307 isoform X1 codes for the protein MLHFFDLGINKSIFIKPKTFHLTVLMLKLWNTVPVPRHWCQKRNFLQGKRGIEKQPFQLPDFIAATGIEKIRQAYIEKEDSKKLKQKQRERMQPKMGKMDIDYQVLHDAFFKYQTKPKLTSFGELYHEGKEFEVLPMLESIEKDSV